From the Candidatus Zymogenaceae bacterium genome, the window ACATAACACTACTGAAATAATTTTCACCCTCACTGTTACAGCGCTAACAGTATATTTTTTTTTAAAACCCCTGTCAAGAAAATACAGACAAAATCTTCCATGACTGTTACTTTTTTTTCTGGATGTTTTTGGAGAGTTTTAAGATAATGTCACTAACACCATCACATACGATAAAACGATAACATGATCCAACCGACGAACAGTGAAACGATAATATCAAGGAACAGGAAAGTCGCAATCACCGCCCTACTCCTCTCTCTCACAATCCTTGTTCAATTCCTTGGCAGATATACGACCGGCCTTTTCGGACCCGTGAATATTTTCGTTATAGGCACCCTCGTAAATGCCCTGCTTCTCATATCCGTTGAATATTCCGGCAGAGGGGGAGCGATAGCAATCGCGTGTGCGGCTCCAATAACGGCCGTGTTATCCGGCGCACCGATACCGATTCCATTTGTTCCGGTCATCGCCATCGGCAATGCCATGTATGTGATATTGTTTTACATTACGGGAAAACGTGTGTCGGGAATCATTCTCGGTGCGGTGTCCAAATTTCTCTTCCTCTATGCCTCCGTGTACATATTTTTGCACATCAGTACCGTCGAAACCAAGGCCGCCGGCATTCTCTATTTCTTGTTTTCCTGGCCACAGCTTGTCACGGCATGTGCCGGCGGCATTGTATATATCGCCGCTATACGGATTCTCAAAAGACAAACTCCACACGACGACTGATCCCACGCGACGTCTCTTCTCCTGACCCCGCCCGTGTACCAAAGGGATCTCAATTCTCAACACCCTCTCCGGGAAGCGATGATGTCTATCATCCGTATGCAGTCCTTGATCGAATACCGGAACATACCAACCTCACCGATTTTCGAAAACGAGACGGGTGAAATCGAACATACAGTATCCGGTAAAAACGTTTTCTTGTTGACAATCGACATATTATCCTATATACTCTACCTGAATAGTGGGCATTGCCGTATCATGAAACTTTCCACAAAAAGCGAATACGCATGTTTGGCCCTCATCGTACTTTCCAGAAAGTATGGTTCCGGCTATATCAGCACCGAAAGGATCTCCGAGGAATTCAACATTCCGAAGAAGTACCTTGAACAGATTTTGCTTGTCTTGAAGGGAGCCGGTTACATCAGGAGCAAACGTGGATCGGAGGGAGGTTACAGGATCAGTAAATCACCAGCGGAGATCACCATCGCGGAGGTA encodes:
- a CDS encoding Rrf2 family transcriptional regulator, translated to MKLSTKSEYACLALIVLSRKYGSGYISTERISEEFNIPKKYLEQILLVLKGAGYIRSKRGSEGGYRISKSPAEITIAEVIRLMDGPLAAIKSVSVYFHEETPLNQHKPLLDIFKEIRDYVSNKLETTTFADII
- a CDS encoding ECF transporter S component, with amino-acid sequence MIQPTNSETIISRNRKVAITALLLSLTILVQFLGRYTTGLFGPVNIFVIGTLVNALLLISVEYSGRGGAIAIACAAPITAVLSGAPIPIPFVPVIAIGNAMYVILFYITGKRVSGIILGAVSKFLFLYASVYIFLHISTVETKAAGILYFLFSWPQLVTACAGGIVYIAAIRILKRQTPHDD